In one Nicotiana sylvestris chromosome 8, ASM39365v2, whole genome shotgun sequence genomic region, the following are encoded:
- the LOC138876162 gene encoding uncharacterized protein, whose protein sequence is MLITWLRQNKAKIRRFVGGLAYHIKNTTSVATVGMIAFSSVVGFAKHLEKDRQQRREEKEHNKKARTTGRFNGTSSGGERDSSNKESLVPAQSSHQSGGGSSFRRQCKLGFYGCDHCGDIGHIKANYPKLRLNFSGGSTRPSSSSATTVAPSQARGSHNQVGHRTCRGADRVTRGGGQPRLFATLDCQSVEASAKFITGILLVCSHNSYAIMDPGSTFSYVTPYFVVNLGLEPEQLSEPFLVSNPVGESVKVTRVYRGCIVLFQGRNTKADLIELEMVDFDVIMGMDWLSSCYAMLDCHAKIVRFQFPNKEVLEWKGSSVSLVGKFISYLKAQRMIGKGCLAYLAHIINPKSEPPALQSVLVVREFLEVFSDDLPGLPPE, encoded by the exons ATGCTCATCACATGGTTAAGACAGAACAAAGCAAAGATTCGCAGGTTTGTTGGCGGTTTAGCTTACCACATTAAGAATACGACATCAGTTGCAACAGTAGGGATGATAGCCTTCTCCTCTGTTGTGGGATTTGCCAAGCACTTAGAAAAAGACAGACAacaaaggagagaagaaaaagagcataATAAGAAAGCCCGGACAACAGGCAGGTTTAATGGTACATCCAGCGGAGGTGAAAGGGATTCCTCTAATAAAGAGTCATTAGTACCAGCTCAATCCAGTCATCAGTCAGGTGGTGGGTCTTCTTTCAGAC GTCAGTGCAAGCTCGGGTTTTATGGTTGCGATCATTGTGGAGACATTGGTCATATAAAGGCCAACTACCCAAAGTTGCGACTTAATTTCAGTGGTGGATCAACTCGTCCTTCTAGTTCCTCAGCTACTACAGTTGCACCATCCCAGGCTCGTGGTTCTCATAATCAGGTCGGGCATAGGACATGCAGAGGTGCAGATCGAGTTACTCGGGGAGGAGGACAACCCCGTTTGTTTGCTACACTTGATTGTCAAAGTGTAGAGGCATCTGCAAAATTTATTACAGGTATACTTTTAGTCTGCTCACATAATTCTTATGCCATAATGGATCCAGGTTCAACGTTTTCATATGTGACTCCATACTTTGTAGTTAACCTCGGACTAGAACCCGAACAACTTAGTGAGCCATTCCTAGTATCTAATCCAGTTGGCGAGTCAGTGAAAGTCACCAGAGTCTATAGAGGTTGTATAGTTTTATTCCAAGGTCGCAACACCAAAGCCGATCTCATAGAGttagaaatggtggattttgatgtgatcatgggtatggattggttgtcttcctgctatgccatgttagattgtcacgccaagatagtcaggttccaatttccaaatAAAGAGGTCTTAGAATGGAAGGGTAGTTCAGTATCGcttgtaggtaagtttatttcttaccttaaggcacaACGAATGATCGGTAAGGGGTGTCTCGCCTATTTGGCACACATCATtaatccaaaatcagaaccaccagctcttcagtctgtgctagttgttagagaattTCTAGAAGTTTTCTCAGATGACCTTCCCGGACTTCCTCCTGAATGA
- the LOC104220124 gene encoding uncharacterized protein: MALSQKSQLLFCSLLFIFFSQSLSFNRSRPNKDDDIHDLLPSYNLPKGLLPNNVKSYTLSPKDNSFTVQLTHPCYVQFQDQLVYYQKEIRGKMSYGQVSDVSGIQAKKLFVWVPVTGINVDEESHMIEFHVGFLSEKLPAKDFETIPTCKNKGCQDSLLSSI, translated from the coding sequence ATGGCTTTATCTCAAAAGTCACAACTCTTGTTTTGCTCtctcctcttcatcttcttctcccAATCTCTGTCCTTCAATCGTAGCCGTCCAAATAAAGATGATGATATCCATGATCTCCTTCCTTCCTACAACCTTCCAAAGGGACTTCTCCCAAACAATGTGAAATCCTACACTCTTTCTCCTAAAGACAATTCCTTTACAGTCCAACTCACACACCCTTGTTATGTACAGTTCCAAGATCAACTTGTTTACTACCAAAAAGAAATCAGAGGGAAAATGAGTTATGGACAGGTTTCTGATGTCTCTGGAATCCAAGCTAAGAAGTTGTTCGTGTGGGTCCCTGTAACAGGGATTAATGTTGATGAGGAGTCTCATATGATTGAATTCCATGTTGGGTTTTTGTCTGAGAAGTTGCCTGCTAAGGATTTTGAGACTATTCCCACTTGTAAGAATAAGGGGTGCCAAGATTCTCTCCTTTCTTCAATATGA